Proteins from a genomic interval of Vigna radiata var. radiata cultivar VC1973A unplaced genomic scaffold, Vradiata_ver6 scaffold_441, whole genome shotgun sequence:
- the LOC106754599 gene encoding uncharacterized protein LOC106754599, translated as MRSIFKAAMILLSIMMLLSDTTHSVVLESGENHIKSTTFFSEKFEVGPGKIAVKTLLDIDFPRGHIGVKSFDVEVVDAVGNSVPLYETYLHHWFAVKYIEKITMSPYIKQSHDLRNGIEFERNDGACQGFLLPHYWGLGGESRGTHSNLPDPFAVELGNAAKIKHGFKEKWLFSIMVIDTRGTHDRKGCTECRCKLMNLPKDFYNVTTGINGQLLSRNYKGGLFCCQDNVQCKLKNGFRGPTRKLSLRYKIRWVDWDEHQVPLKFYILDSTDRVRSNGSTPIHDCQAEYTIPRNHDNDFPHVKKADIPMTKGGYLIYGTAHMHTGVVNVTLYGQDGRVLCTSSPKYGTGKEAGNEKGYLVGMSVCYPKPRSIKIEDGEILTLESIYENKFRTGAMGHFYIYLAEQIPNK; from the exons aataatgaTGTTGCTTTCTGACACAACCCACTCAGTTGTTTTAGAGTCGGgtgaaaatcatataaagtcAACTACTTTTTTCTCTGAAAAATTTGAAGTGGGACCTGGAAAAATTGCGGTGAAAACATTATTAGATATTGACTTTCCAAGGGGTCACATTGGGGTCAAGAGTTTTGATGTTGAAGTAGTTGATGCAGTTGGTAATTCAGTACCTTTGTATGAAACTTACCTTCATCATTGGTTTGctgtaaaatatattgaaaagatTACCATGTCACCCTACATTAAACAATCTCACGACCTTCGCAATGGTattgaatttgaaagaaatgatGGTGCATGCCAAGGTTTTTTGCTTCCACATTATTGGGGCTTGGGAGGAGAATCACGAGGAACACATTCAAATCTTCCAGATCCTTTTGCAGTTGAATTAGGTAATGCTGCAAAAATAAAGCATGGGTTTAAAGAAAAATGGTTGTTTAGCATCATGGTTATTGATACACGTGGAACACATGATAGAAAAGGTTGTACAGAGTGTAGGTGTAAGCTTATGAACCTCCCAAAGGACTTTTACAATGTCACGACGGGCATTAATGGTCAATTGTTGTCTAGAAATTATAAAGGAGGACTCTTTTGTTGTCAAGATAACGTACAATGCaaattaaaaaatggttttcGTGGCCCAACAAGAAAGCTTTCCTTAAGATACAAAATAAGGTGGGTTGATTGGGATGAACACCAAGTGCCTCTTAAGTTCTACATACTTGATTCAACTGATCGTGTAAGATCAAATGGTTCTACACCAATTCATGATTGTCAG GCAGAGTATACGATACCGAGAAATCATGACAATGACTTTCCTCATGTTAAGAAAGCAGACATCCCAATGACAAAAGGTGGTTATCTTATATATGGCACTGCTCATATGCACACTGGTGTTGTCAATGTTACTTTATATGGACAG GATGGAAGGGTTTTATGCACTTCAAGTCCAAAATACGGGACCGGAAAAGAAGCAGGAAATGAAAAGGGTTACCTGGTTGGAATGTCAGTTTGTTATCCCAAACCTCGTTCCATCAAGATCGAAGATGGAGAAATTCTAACACTGGAATCCATATATG